The DNA window CGCACCCACCTCGACCTCCCGCATTACGCCGCGCAGACCGAATGGCTCGCCGGCCAGGAGGACACCCTCGCCACCCTCGACCGCCTCGACGCCCTCGAAGCCCTCAAGACCCACCTCGCCCAAAACATCAACGAACCCCTCGCCCTCGAAGCCGCCTTCCTCAAAGCCTTCGCCTAAAGCTTCGCCTAACTCAGCCAGCCCAGCTTCTTCTCGATCCCACCCGGCACTTGCCGCAGATCCAGCACCGCCCGCCCGAGCACGGCTCCGTCGGAGCCGAATATCTCTAGAAGCACGCTCGGGAAAAGCCTGAGCGCCGTAGGTGCGACATCGGATTTCCCTCGTCCAACGACCAATGCCGGTCCTACGGACCTGATTCGACTGCCACTCGACTGGCTATAGATAGGCCGACCCTAAAGGGTCTATTTCCCTCGACCTAACCACATGCCTGCATCGCTTGGTTTAGGCGACGTTCGGATGACGTGGTCAGCGCGCATGGAGAGAGTAAGCTGCAAGGCAAAGCTCAAGACCAAAGAGCAGAAAGAAGGCGAAGCTGGTGAAGACGGATGGCCGCACTCCGCAATGCCGAAAAGCGCGAAGGCAGGCGAAGAATGTTGTGGACCAACCGATAACGCCAAGAGCAAACACAATGGTCGCGGGGATTAGGTTGGGTGGCGTGAACGGCGGCTCGCTGGAAATCGGCGGGTATGTGAACAGAAAGAGCACCGTGAATACGACGGGAATGAGGAATGCGCGTTGCAGTGCAATCCGTCCCGCAGTGCCTCGAACTGGAAGTTCGGACAAGGGAGATTCTGTATTCGTAATTGCAGCCTTCACGGGAGACGTGTGCTAGTCGCCTAACGACCCCAAGCTCAGCGACGGTGAGGCTGGCGCGATGGTTGCGCGGGCGAAGGCGGCGGAGCAGCCAGCATGGCAGCCGGAGCCGTTCGCTGCAGCGCATGGTTAGGCATCATCTTTTTCGTTTCCACTCTTCAAATCTCCGGCTGACGACTGCTGCAATCTTGTCGTAATTCTGCCATGTGTCCTCGACGTGATACATGCTGGGCAAGTCTCCGACAAGAGCAGCCTCGTAGTCCTCGAAATAAAGTCCGCCCTGTCCCTCTGTGCCATCGTAGTAAAATTTGGCGAACGCATTTCCCTCGTCGCTCAAGTCCTCGTCCCAGAACTTCTCGTCGCACTCTTTGGACAAGAACTGCCGTCCAGTCATCTGGCGAGCACGCACGGCGGCGAGAGATGCGGGTGACTCCTGTCGGTGGAACTCTCCCTCCAAGCCATTCGTAATGGCCCATGCGAGAAACATGCCGATATGCGTGCCGCCGTTCTCAGGAGGCAAGCCCTCTGGATAATCTCCTCCATAATGCCAATCAGCGCGGTCGTATGCCATAGCGTGTGATGATGCCTAACATATTGTAGGCGAAAGAGGTGCGTCCATTTTGAAAAACGCTGGAGAGAAACGGCATGGGGTTCAAGGTGCTCCAGCAAAGCAGGGAATGGCAAGTGCGGAACTCAGGCTCCAGCGGCATCGCTGACACCTACCGTCGAAAAAAAAATCACACCCCTCGAAAATAATTCGCCGGAACGCTTGACGAGATTCAACGGAATCTTTAGCCAGTTCCATCGTCGGGCGGTTTTCTTATGAAACTCGGGAACATTTCGGCAGTCACGGGATTGGACGACGCATCGGTGGTCGATGCGTCGGGCGGATGCACCCCGGACGGTGATTTCATTGCAACTCGCCTCTTCCCAGGCACTTGCGCAAAATTGGTCATCCGAACGCTCATCGTCGGTTTGGGGTCTGTAAACGTCGGTTTGCGCCGCATCAACGTCGGTTTCCACCCGGTGATCGTCGGTTGGAGGGTGTTCAGCGTCGGCATGCGGTCGGTGATCGTCGGTTCGCGCCGGATCACTGTCGGTTTGCGCCAGATCAATGTCGGATCGTGGGTGGTCAACGTCGGAGCGCCCGCGTTCAGCGTCGGCGCGCGCTTCCGAAAGGTCGCCCAGCCATCGTTCAGCGGCTTTTTGTCTGCGATGAGTCGTTTTTCCCCAGCCCACGGACCCTTTTCAACGGCAGGGCGCGGCTTTTCGCATCCGCAAAACGTCCCCGCCACCCCGCACCCTTTCCCGGAGCTTCTGCCGGGCAATTAAACGCAGCCATCACCACACACTACGACCCATGGAATACCATCAAGCCATTCAAAATCGCACGCAGCAAACCGTCGCCGTCATCAATGCCCATGTGCCCACGATGCAGGTCGGCCTCGTGACTGCGGCCGATCTCACCACGCAAAGCAATGCCCTCAACGGGCTGGCGCTCACCCGCGACAGCCGTCTGGCGGATTACGACGGGGCCGTGAATGCCGAGGCGGCGGGGTTTAACCTCCTGCGCAAGCTCAGTCTCGCGCTCCCACAGTCGGCCACCGGCGAACTCGACGAAGAGGTGCCCGCCGAGGCGAAACTCCTCAACCTCCTCGATGCCGTCTATTCCATCAATCCCAACACCACCGAGGCCGCCACGCAACGCGCGCAGAAAACCAAGGCGGCGCTGCTCGAGATCGATCCTTATCTGACCGGCTTGGTGCCGCCGCGCAACGCCATTACCAGCGGCGGACGCGGCCTGCCCGAGCTCACCGCTGCCCTCGATGCCCAGCCCGACCTGGAGCAAAACGTGGAAACCGAGGGCGCGTAAGTCACGAAAGCGCGCGGCGACCTGCGCCTGGCCGCGCGGGCACTCGACCGGCTGAACAAGCGTTTCTACAGCAAACTCGTTGCCGAGGCGCGCGACAACGAGGCCTTGGCGGCGGCTCTTTCGCAAATCCAGACCGACGATACCAACCAGCCCGCCACGCTCGGCATCCGCAAGCTCCTCCAAGGCGGCGCGAATGGCCTGCAAGTGCTGGTGAGCTACGACAACGCCAGCTTCGATGCCGACCTTACGAACACCCTCGAGTGGTTGGTGGAGGGAGCCGGGGCCGAGTTTGGCAACAATGTGGTGGCCGACCCGAGCGGCAACGCCCTGGGGCCCTTTGCCGTGGGTGCGGTGGTAAAATTGCGCACCCGAACGAAGAACGCCAACGGTACCACCACCGGCAGCGTCCGCACGCTGACGTTGCTCGCGCCGGTGTAGGCGAGGGTGCGTTTCATGTGGAGATGAATCCATCCAAGAAATCACAAAATTGGAGGCAGGCCGCTTTGGGGTGCTTTCCTGAACTGGACGATTTGCTATCCATTCCCGATGAGGGAGATGCCTGTTATCAATACTTCATCTGGATGTTTTCTCGGTTTGAAGAGGCCCTTGAGGAGGGAGCCAGAAATCGTGCAGGGAAGTATCTCCAGTTCGTTCTCCGCGCCTTGGGAACAGAGTTGCACTCAGACAGCGAAGATCTCCAAGCCGCCGCTGGAGTTTGCTTTGCCGAACATTTGTTTGATGAGCGCTCCGAGGAGGATTGGCAGTTCATTCTTTCGCTCATGTCGCGCGAAGATTATCTATTGTGCAGACCCTATCTCCAGAACTGGCTCGACGCGGAAGAATTTATCAAAGCCGAGGGTGCCGCAGACCACCATTATGCTTAATAGCGTGGAGCTTGACGTATCGAGCGCGGCAGAAAGACTGGGGCTGTGAAAGTCCGTCAGATTCTAAAGCTCATCGAAGACGATGGCTGGTATCTGGATCGGACGCGGGGCAGCCATCGGCAATATAAACATCGTGCCAAACCGGGTCTGGTCACTGTGCCAGGCAAGCCGGGCGATGATCTTGCGCCGGGCACGCAAAATAGTATTCTCAAACAAGCAGGTCTCAAATGAAGCACTACCTCATCATCATTGAAGGCACCGACACGGGGTTTTCCGCTTATTCTCCCGATCTTCCGGGTTGTGTAGCCACGGGTGCCAGCCGCGAGGAAGTGGAGCGGGAGATGCACGATGCCATCGAATTTCACGTCGAAGGGCTGCGTCTGGCCGGTTATCCGGTTCCCGAGCCACGTTCGCAAGCGGCCTATTGCGACATCGCTGCCTGAGCTTATTTCTCCGCCCAGATGTTGCCTTCGCCGTAGCTGAACCAGCGGCTGGTGGTGACTTTGAGTTGGGTGAAGAATTGCACGCCTTCCCTCCCCTGCATGTGCAAGTCGCCGAAAAAGGAGTCGTCCCAGCCGTTGAAGGGGAACCACGCCATGCTCGCGGGCACGCCGATGTTGATGCCGACCATCCCGGCTTTGACGCGGTGTTTGAATTCGCGCGCGGCTTTGCCCGAGCGGGTGAAGATGCTCGCGCCGTTGCCAAAGACGGAGCGGTTGGTGAGCTCGATGGCGGCGTCGAGGTCGTCCATCCGCATGACGTTGAGGACGGGGCCGAAGATTTCTTCGCGGGCGACTTCCATCGTGCTCTCGACATGATCGAGAATGGTCGCGCCGACGAAGAAGCCTTTCGGGGCGTCGGCGACTCGCACGCCGCGTCCATCGACGGCGATCTTCGCG is part of the Chthoniobacterales bacterium genome and encodes:
- a CDS encoding type II toxin-antitoxin system HicA family toxin; the encoded protein is MKVRQILKLIEDDGWYLDRTRGSHRQYKHRAKPGLVTVPGKPGDDLAPGTQNSILKQAGLK
- a CDS encoding type II toxin-antitoxin system HicB family antitoxin, with product MKHYLIIIEGTDTGFSAYSPDLPGCVATGASREEVEREMHDAIEFHVEGLRLAGYPVPEPRSQAAYCDIAA